A single genomic interval of Microbacterium galbinum harbors:
- a CDS encoding ABC transporter ATP-binding protein has translation MKLELRGITKRFGALTANDHIDLTVEEGEIHCLLGENGAGKSTLMNVLYGLYQADEGDILLDDVVQHFDGPGDAMAAGIGMVHQHFMLIPVFTVAENVMLGHEQTRFGGRLDLAAARAKVREISDRFGFAVDPDALVEDLPVGVQQRVEIIKALSREAKVLVFDEPTAVLTPQETDELMATMRQLKSQGTSIVFITHKLREVREVADRITVIRLGKVVGEASPTASNEELASLMVGRAVELTVHKDAPTLRENGLSVQGLTVTDRSGIVLVDDASFEVHGGEVLAIAGVQGNGQTELTEAILGLQDHVRGSIRLDGEELVGRTVRQILDAGVGFVPEDRSVDGLVKEFSISENLMLDRSFGGEFVSAGTVRRGALDEFARAKIAEFDIRTQGPAQAAGRLSGGNQQKVVLARELSRDLALFVAAQPTRGVDVGSIEFIHKRIIDTRDAGVPVIVISTELDEVAALADRILVMYRGRVVGIVPGNTPRDQLGLMMAGMNGESA, from the coding sequence ATGAAGCTTGAACTGCGCGGCATCACGAAGAGATTCGGGGCGCTGACAGCCAACGACCACATCGATCTCACCGTCGAAGAGGGTGAGATCCACTGTCTTCTCGGAGAGAACGGCGCCGGCAAGTCGACGCTGATGAACGTTCTCTACGGCCTCTACCAGGCCGACGAGGGAGACATCCTGCTGGACGACGTCGTCCAGCACTTCGACGGACCCGGCGACGCCATGGCAGCCGGCATCGGCATGGTGCACCAGCACTTCATGCTGATCCCCGTCTTCACCGTCGCCGAGAACGTCATGCTCGGCCATGAGCAGACCCGATTCGGAGGTCGTCTCGACCTCGCGGCCGCTCGCGCGAAGGTGCGCGAGATCTCGGACCGCTTCGGATTCGCCGTCGACCCCGACGCCCTCGTCGAAGACCTCCCGGTCGGCGTGCAGCAGCGCGTCGAGATCATCAAGGCGCTGTCGCGCGAGGCGAAGGTGCTCGTGTTCGACGAGCCGACCGCCGTGCTCACCCCGCAGGAGACCGACGAGCTGATGGCGACGATGCGCCAGCTCAAGTCGCAGGGCACGTCGATCGTCTTCATCACCCACAAGCTCCGCGAGGTCCGTGAGGTCGCCGATCGCATCACCGTGATCCGTCTCGGCAAGGTCGTCGGCGAGGCATCGCCCACGGCCTCGAACGAGGAACTCGCCTCGCTCATGGTCGGCCGCGCGGTCGAGCTCACCGTCCACAAGGACGCACCGACGCTGCGCGAGAACGGTCTCAGCGTGCAGGGCCTCACCGTCACCGACCGCTCCGGCATCGTCCTCGTCGACGACGCGAGCTTCGAGGTGCACGGGGGAGAGGTCCTCGCGATCGCCGGTGTGCAGGGCAACGGTCAGACCGAGCTCACCGAGGCGATCCTCGGCCTGCAGGACCACGTGCGCGGAAGCATCCGCCTCGACGGCGAAGAACTCGTCGGACGCACCGTGCGGCAGATCCTCGACGCGGGTGTGGGCTTCGTGCCCGAGGACCGCAGCGTCGACGGTCTCGTCAAGGAGTTCTCGATCTCGGAGAACCTCATGCTCGACCGGTCGTTCGGCGGGGAGTTCGTCTCCGCCGGAACGGTGCGCCGTGGCGCTCTCGACGAATTCGCCCGCGCCAAGATCGCCGAGTTCGACATCCGTACGCAGGGACCGGCGCAGGCCGCCGGCCGTCTGTCGGGCGGTAACCAGCAGAAGGTCGTCCTCGCCCGCGAGCTCAGCCGCGACCTCGCGCTGTTCGTCGCCGCGCAGCCGACCCGTGGAGTCGATGTCGGATCGATCGAGTTCATCCACAAGCGCATCATCGACACGCGCGATGCGGGTGTTCCGGTGATCGTGATCTCGACCGAGCTCGACGAGGTCGCCGCCCTCGCCGACCGGATCCTCGTGATGTACCGCGGCCGCGTCGTCGGCATCGTGCCCGGCAACACCCCCCGCGATCAGCTCGGTCTGATGATGGCGGGCATGAACGGAGAGAGCGCATGA
- a CDS encoding thymidine phosphorylase yields MSTVEPYDAVDVIRAKRDGGAVPEPALRWMVDAYTRGYVSDAQMASFAMAIFQRGMERDEIRVLTDAMIASGERMSFAALGKKTVDKHSTGGVGDKITLPLAPLVAAFGVAVPQLSGRGLGHTGGTLDKLESIPGWRAALSNEEMFAQMQGDVGAVICAAGSGLAPADKKLYALRDVTGTVEAIPLIASSIMSKKIAEGTDALVLDVKFGSGAFMQDIDRARELARTMVALGTDSGVATTALLTDMNVPLGFAIGNANEVRESVEILAGAGPADVRELTIALAREMLALAGQPDADVEAALDDGRAMDQWKAMIRAQDGDPDAALPVARETHVVTAPADGVISRMDALPFGIAAWRLGAGRARAEDPVIFEAGIDLHAKPGDRVVAGQPLFTLSAANEARFPRAIEALEGAWEIGADAPARGPIVRERITA; encoded by the coding sequence ATGAGCACGGTGGAGCCCTACGACGCGGTCGACGTCATCCGCGCGAAGCGCGATGGCGGCGCCGTTCCGGAACCCGCCCTGCGATGGATGGTCGACGCGTACACGCGTGGCTACGTCTCGGACGCGCAGATGGCCTCGTTCGCGATGGCGATCTTCCAGCGCGGCATGGAGCGCGACGAGATCCGTGTGCTCACCGACGCGATGATCGCGTCGGGGGAGCGGATGAGCTTCGCCGCCCTCGGCAAGAAGACGGTCGACAAGCACTCCACGGGCGGCGTGGGCGACAAGATCACGCTGCCGCTCGCTCCGCTGGTCGCGGCGTTCGGGGTGGCGGTGCCGCAGCTCAGCGGCCGCGGCCTGGGCCACACGGGCGGCACGCTCGACAAGCTCGAGTCGATCCCCGGCTGGCGCGCGGCGCTCAGCAACGAGGAGATGTTCGCCCAGATGCAGGGCGACGTCGGTGCGGTGATCTGCGCGGCGGGTTCCGGTCTCGCCCCCGCCGACAAGAAGCTCTACGCGCTGCGCGACGTGACCGGCACGGTCGAGGCGATCCCGCTGATCGCGTCGAGCATCATGTCGAAGAAGATCGCGGAGGGCACGGACGCCCTCGTGCTCGACGTCAAGTTCGGCTCGGGCGCCTTCATGCAGGACATCGATCGTGCGCGCGAGCTCGCTCGCACGATGGTCGCGCTCGGCACCGATTCGGGCGTCGCGACGACGGCTCTGCTCACCGACATGAACGTGCCCCTCGGCTTCGCGATCGGCAATGCCAACGAAGTGCGCGAGTCGGTCGAGATCCTGGCCGGCGCAGGTCCCGCCGACGTCCGCGAGCTCACGATCGCGCTCGCCCGCGAGATGCTCGCGCTGGCAGGTCAGCCGGATGCCGATGTGGAGGCGGCTCTCGACGACGGGCGCGCGATGGATCAATGGAAGGCGATGATCCGCGCGCAGGACGGCGACCCGGATGCCGCGCTTCCGGTCGCCCGCGAGACCCACGTCGTCACGGCGCCCGCCGACGGCGTCATCAGCCGCATGGACGCCCTGCCGTTCGGCATCGCGGCCTGGCGTCTCGGCGCCGGCCGTGCGCGCGCCGAGGACCCCGTGATCTTCGAGGCGGGGATCGACCTGCACGCGAAGCCGGGCGACCGCGTCGTCGCCGGACAGCCGCTGTTCACGCTCTCGGCGGCCAACGAGGCGCGCTTCCCGCGCGCGATCGAGGCGCTCGAGGGAGCGTGGGAGATCGGAGCGGATGCGCCCGCGCGCGGACCGATCGTGCGCGAACGCATCACGGCCTGA
- a CDS encoding BMP family lipoprotein, producing the protein MTISTTKKLLGATVAASVIFALAGCGQAPAESGGDAGGDTPDFLPCIVSDMGGFDDKSFNQLSFEGATKAADELGVKLKDVQSNAETEYGPNITNLVDEGCNAIVAVGFALSAATVEAATANEDVDFILVDDAADNDFDGTKDADNIKPLLYDTAQAAFLAGYLSAGYSKTGKVGTFGGMEFPTVTIFMDGFKQGVDHYNEVKGTDVQVVGWDGKTGSFTGGFEANQDAKQVAVNVLDQDVDVIFPVGGPIYQSAQQAIKESGKDVALIGADADLFETDPSTEDVVLTSVLKAMDLSTYEAVLASGKGEFDPETYIGTLENEGVGIADLHNFADKVDAGLQDEVTQLQQDIIDGTVTVNSYLSE; encoded by the coding sequence TTGACCATCTCCACCACCAAGAAGCTTCTCGGCGCGACCGTCGCCGCGAGCGTCATCTTCGCTCTCGCCGGCTGTGGCCAGGCACCGGCCGAATCGGGCGGCGACGCGGGCGGCGACACCCCCGACTTCCTGCCCTGCATCGTCTCCGACATGGGCGGCTTCGACGACAAGTCGTTCAACCAGCTCTCGTTCGAGGGCGCCACGAAGGCCGCCGATGAGCTCGGCGTCAAGCTGAAGGACGTCCAGTCCAACGCCGAGACCGAGTACGGTCCCAACATCACGAACCTCGTCGACGAGGGCTGCAACGCGATCGTCGCCGTGGGCTTCGCCCTCTCGGCCGCCACGGTCGAGGCCGCCACCGCCAACGAGGACGTCGACTTCATCCTCGTCGACGACGCCGCCGACAACGACTTCGACGGAACCAAGGACGCGGACAACATCAAGCCGCTCCTCTACGACACCGCCCAGGCCGCCTTCCTCGCGGGCTACCTGTCGGCCGGCTACTCGAAGACCGGCAAGGTCGGCACCTTCGGTGGCATGGAGTTCCCGACCGTCACCATCTTCATGGACGGCTTCAAGCAGGGCGTCGACCACTACAACGAGGTCAAGGGCACCGACGTCCAGGTCGTCGGTTGGGACGGCAAGACCGGCTCGTTCACGGGTGGCTTCGAGGCCAACCAGGACGCCAAGCAGGTCGCCGTCAACGTTCTCGACCAGGACGTCGACGTCATCTTCCCCGTCGGCGGCCCGATCTACCAGTCGGCGCAGCAGGCCATCAAGGAGTCCGGTAAGGATGTCGCGCTGATCGGCGCCGACGCCGACCTGTTCGAGACCGACCCGAGCACGGAGGACGTCGTGCTCACCTCGGTCCTCAAGGCCATGGACCTCTCGACCTACGAGGCCGTCCTCGCCAGCGGCAAGGGCGAGTTCGACCCGGAGACCTACATCGGCACGCTGGAGAACGAGGGCGTCGGCATCGCCGACCTCCACAACTTCGCCGACAAGGTCGACGCCGGCCTGCAGGACGAGGTCACCCAGCTGCAGCAGGACATCATCGACGGCACCGTCACCGTCAACTCCTACCTGAGCGAGTGA
- the sdhC gene encoding succinate dehydrogenase, cytochrome b556 subunit — MSTSARLTPSISETTSKTPRGTLYRGREGMWSWVLHRITGVAIFFFLLVHVLDTALIRVSPEAYNAVIGTYKNPIMAIGEVVLVAGIVFHAMNGLRIIAVDFWSKGAKYQRQLFWGVLLVWGIIMAGFVPRHLMLAFAGFTGGGH, encoded by the coding sequence GTGTCCACGAGCGCTCGCTTGACACCGTCGATTTCGGAAACCACGTCCAAGACCCCCCGCGGCACCCTCTACCGGGGTCGCGAAGGCATGTGGTCGTGGGTGCTTCACCGCATCACCGGAGTCGCCATCTTCTTCTTCCTGTTGGTGCACGTGCTCGACACGGCGCTGATCAGGGTCTCACCCGAGGCGTACAACGCCGTCATCGGCACCTACAAGAACCCGATCATGGCGATCGGCGAGGTCGTCCTGGTCGCGGGCATCGTGTTCCACGCGATGAACGGACTGCGCATCATCGCCGTCGACTTCTGGTCGAAGGGCGCGAAGTACCAGCGACAGCTCTTCTGGGGCGTGCTGCTGGTGTGGGGCATCATCATGGCCGGTTTCGTGCCGCGACACCTCATGCTCGCGTTCGCCGGATTCACGGGGGGTGGACACTGA
- the sdhA gene encoding succinate dehydrogenase flavoprotein subunit codes for MTTETQDSVVRDGVHYHQFDIVIVGAGGAGMRAAIEAGPGAKTAVISKLYPTRSHTGAAQGGMAAALANVEEDSWEWHTFDTVKGGDYLVDQDAAEILAKEAIDAVIDLENMGLPFNRTPEGKIDQRRFGGHTAEHGKTPVRRACYAADRTGHMILQTLFQNCVKLGINFFNEFYVLDLLTVKDAAGKTQVSGVVAYDLSTGELHVFQAKAVIFATGGFGKIFKTTSNAHTLTGDGVGIVWRKGLPLEDLEFFQFHPTGLAGLGILLTEGARGEGAILRNASGERFMERYAPTIKDLAPRDIVARCMVQEVAEGRGAGPHKDYVLLDCTHLGAEVLETKLPDITEFARTYLGVDPVVEPVPVMPTAHYAMGGIPTNNNGEVLADNDTIVPGLYAAGECACVSVHGANRLGTNSLLDINVFGKRSGRNAVEYVKTAEFVPLPENPAGFVSDMLEGLRNNQGTERIAVLRKTLQDEMDKGAQVFRTHESLQHVLGVIAELRERYKNVHVDDKGHRFNTDLLEAVELGFLLDIAEVVVYAAQNREESRGGHMRDDFPKRDDENYMQHTMAYLTGDAHSSDPGDHIKLDWKPVVFTKNEQGELNYPPMERKY; via the coding sequence GTGACTACCGAGACGCAGGATTCCGTCGTCCGTGACGGCGTGCACTACCACCAGTTCGACATCGTCATCGTGGGCGCCGGCGGCGCCGGCATGCGCGCGGCGATCGAGGCGGGCCCCGGTGCGAAGACCGCGGTGATCTCGAAGCTGTACCCGACCCGCTCGCACACGGGCGCGGCGCAGGGCGGCATGGCCGCGGCGCTCGCCAACGTCGAGGAGGACTCCTGGGAGTGGCACACCTTCGACACGGTCAAGGGCGGCGACTACCTCGTCGACCAGGACGCGGCGGAGATCCTCGCGAAGGAGGCCATCGACGCGGTCATCGACCTCGAGAACATGGGCCTCCCCTTCAACCGCACGCCCGAGGGCAAGATCGACCAGCGGCGCTTCGGCGGTCACACGGCCGAGCACGGCAAGACGCCGGTGCGCCGCGCCTGCTACGCGGCCGACCGTACCGGCCACATGATCCTGCAGACGCTGTTCCAGAACTGCGTCAAGCTCGGCATCAACTTCTTCAACGAGTTCTACGTGCTCGACCTGCTGACGGTGAAGGATGCCGCCGGCAAGACGCAGGTCTCCGGCGTCGTCGCCTACGACCTCTCCACCGGTGAGCTCCACGTCTTCCAGGCGAAGGCCGTGATCTTCGCCACCGGCGGATTCGGCAAGATCTTCAAGACCACCTCCAACGCGCACACCCTCACGGGTGACGGCGTCGGGATCGTCTGGCGCAAGGGCCTCCCGCTCGAGGACCTCGAGTTCTTCCAGTTCCACCCGACCGGTCTCGCCGGCCTCGGCATCCTGCTCACCGAGGGTGCCCGCGGTGAGGGAGCGATCCTGCGCAACGCCTCGGGCGAGCGTTTCATGGAGCGCTACGCGCCGACCATCAAGGACCTCGCTCCCCGCGACATCGTCGCGCGCTGCATGGTGCAGGAGGTCGCGGAGGGCCGCGGCGCCGGTCCCCATAAGGACTACGTGCTGCTGGACTGCACGCACCTGGGTGCCGAGGTCCTCGAGACCAAGCTCCCCGACATCACCGAGTTCGCCCGCACGTACCTGGGTGTCGACCCGGTCGTCGAGCCGGTGCCCGTGATGCCGACCGCGCACTACGCGATGGGCGGCATCCCCACGAACAACAACGGCGAGGTGCTCGCCGACAACGACACGATCGTCCCGGGTCTCTACGCGGCCGGCGAGTGCGCGTGCGTCTCGGTGCACGGCGCCAACCGTCTCGGCACCAACTCGCTGCTCGACATCAACGTGTTCGGCAAGCGCTCCGGCCGCAACGCGGTCGAGTACGTCAAGACGGCCGAGTTCGTGCCGCTCCCGGAGAACCCGGCCGGATTCGTCTCCGACATGCTCGAGGGTCTGCGCAACAACCAGGGCACCGAGCGCATCGCCGTGCTGCGCAAGACGCTGCAGGACGAGATGGACAAGGGTGCACAGGTCTTCCGTACGCACGAGTCGCTCCAGCACGTGCTGGGCGTCATCGCCGAGCTGCGCGAGCGCTACAAGAACGTGCACGTCGACGACAAGGGCCACCGCTTCAACACCGACCTCCTCGAGGCCGTCGAATTGGGCTTCCTGCTCGACATCGCCGAGGTCGTCGTCTACGCCGCGCAGAACCGCGAGGAGAGCCGCGGCGGCCACATGCGCGACGACTTCCCCAAGCGCGACGACGAGAACTACATGCAGCACACGATGGCGTACCTCACCGGAGACGCGCACTCGTCCGACCCGGGCGACCACATCAAGCTCGACTGGAAGCCCGTCGTCTTCACCAAGAACGAGCAGGGCGAGTTGAACTACCCGCCGATGGAGAGGAAGTACTGA
- a CDS encoding mannose-1-phosphate guanylyltransferase, with protein sequence MTQPIEDFYAVIPAGGIGSRLWPLSRADAPKFLHDLTGSGHSLLRDTWDRLVPLAGPDRIAVVTGRAHRAAVEEQLPGIADLNVFLESEPRESAAAIGLAAAILHRRDPDVIIGSFSADHVIRGTRVFEFAVRDAVEVAREGYICTIGISPTEPAVGFGYIKMGAELVVDGAREAALVDTFVEKPDLETAKGYLADRGYLWNAGMFIAKASVLLDELAANEPELHAGLQELAEAWDDREARGPAVDRIWPRLKKIAIDYAVAEPAARRGRLAVVPGHFDWDDVGDFASLTKLITNGRKNDLAVLGPHARVLSDAATGILVSQTSRVISLVGVQDIVVVDTPDALLVTTVEHAQRVKGVVESLKLTGRGDVL encoded by the coding sequence ATGACGCAACCGATCGAAGACTTCTACGCCGTGATCCCCGCGGGCGGAATCGGCAGCCGGTTGTGGCCGCTGTCTCGGGCGGATGCGCCGAAGTTCCTGCACGACCTCACCGGATCGGGTCACTCGCTGCTGCGCGACACCTGGGATCGGCTCGTCCCCCTCGCGGGCCCCGATCGCATCGCCGTCGTCACCGGTCGCGCCCACCGCGCCGCGGTCGAGGAGCAGCTGCCCGGCATCGCCGATCTCAACGTCTTCCTCGAATCCGAGCCGCGCGAGTCCGCTGCCGCGATCGGCCTCGCCGCCGCCATCCTCCACCGCCGCGACCCCGACGTGATCATCGGGTCGTTCAGCGCCGATCACGTCATCCGCGGTACGCGCGTGTTCGAGTTCGCGGTGCGGGATGCCGTGGAGGTCGCTCGCGAGGGCTACATCTGCACCATCGGCATCTCGCCCACGGAGCCGGCCGTCGGCTTCGGCTACATCAAGATGGGCGCCGAGCTCGTGGTCGACGGCGCGCGCGAAGCGGCGCTCGTCGACACCTTCGTCGAGAAGCCGGACCTCGAGACGGCGAAGGGATATCTCGCCGACCGCGGTTATCTGTGGAACGCGGGGATGTTCATCGCGAAGGCGAGCGTGCTGCTCGACGAGCTCGCAGCGAACGAGCCCGAGCTGCACGCGGGACTGCAGGAGTTGGCCGAGGCCTGGGACGACCGCGAGGCCCGCGGTCCCGCGGTCGATCGGATCTGGCCGCGTCTGAAGAAGATCGCCATCGACTACGCCGTGGCCGAGCCGGCCGCGCGACGCGGGCGCCTCGCCGTGGTCCCGGGCCACTTCGACTGGGACGACGTGGGGGACTTCGCCTCGCTCACGAAGCTCATCACGAACGGACGCAAGAACGATCTCGCGGTCCTCGGGCCGCACGCCCGAGTGCTCTCGGATGCCGCGACCGGAATCCTCGTGAGTCAGACCTCACGGGTGATCAGCCTGGTGGGCGTTCAGGACATCGTGGTGGTCGATACGCCCGATGCGCTGCTGGTCACGACGGTCGAGCACGCGCAGCGGGTGAAGGGCGTCGTGGAGTCGCTCAAACTCACGGGACGGGGCGATGTGCTCTGA
- a CDS encoding cytidine deaminase, translating to MTDIDWDELRQVATSAMEKAYAPYSRYRVGAAALVGDGRIVAGCNVENASYGVTLCAECALVGDLHMSGGGQLVAFVCVNNDGQTIMPCGRCRQLLFEHAMPGMLLETVSGIRTIDEVLPDAFGPRDLEDAR from the coding sequence ATGACAGACATCGACTGGGACGAGCTGCGCCAGGTCGCCACGTCCGCCATGGAGAAGGCCTACGCCCCCTACTCGCGCTACCGCGTGGGGGCTGCGGCACTGGTGGGAGACGGGCGCATCGTCGCCGGCTGCAACGTCGAGAACGCGTCGTACGGCGTCACCCTGTGCGCCGAGTGCGCTCTCGTCGGCGATCTGCACATGTCCGGCGGCGGCCAGCTCGTCGCCTTCGTGTGCGTGAACAACGACGGGCAGACGATCATGCCGTGCGGCCGCTGCCGTCAACTGCTGTTCGAGCACGCGATGCCCGGAATGCTGCTCGAGACCGTCTCCGGCATCCGCACGATCGACGAAGTACTGCCGGACGCGTTCGGCCCCCGCGACCTGGAGGACGCACGATGA
- a CDS encoding ABC transporter permease, whose translation MSVVETKGPLAEPETVVAPSRWRVAFQQIVSGNAIISVLAVLIAVVVGSIMIAATNEEVQETAGYFFARPGDMIAAVWQAVSGAYAALFRGAIYNFNADDFATGIRPLTETLKFATPLIAAGLGVGLAFRAGLFNIGGQGQMLMAAAAGGYVATQIDMPFPLHLIAAVIAGMVAAALWAGIAGILKARTGAHEVITTIMLNHIAFYLLAWMLATQGILQAAGSSNPKTAPMPDSAVLPLLLGDTYKLHWGFLVALAAVAFTWWLLERSSLGFRFRAVGENPAAARVAGIDVGKMYFVVMLIAGALVGIAGISQILGTETSGFGGSIDAGIGFDAITVALLGRSSPIGILGAGLLFGAFKTGGFTMQSSQGIPIEIVLVVQSLIVLFIAAPPLVRAMFGLPQPGRPSRKKTRAAKKSQKQEVSA comes from the coding sequence ATGAGCGTCGTAGAGACCAAGGGACCGCTCGCCGAGCCGGAGACCGTCGTGGCCCCCTCGCGGTGGCGCGTCGCGTTCCAGCAGATCGTCTCGGGCAACGCGATCATCTCGGTGCTCGCCGTCCTGATCGCGGTCGTCGTCGGCTCGATCATGATCGCGGCGACGAACGAAGAGGTGCAGGAGACGGCGGGGTACTTCTTCGCCCGTCCCGGTGACATGATCGCCGCCGTCTGGCAGGCCGTCAGCGGTGCGTACGCCGCGCTGTTCCGCGGCGCGATCTACAACTTCAACGCCGACGACTTCGCCACCGGCATCCGTCCGCTGACCGAGACGCTCAAGTTCGCGACGCCGCTGATCGCGGCCGGACTCGGTGTCGGCCTCGCGTTCCGCGCCGGGCTGTTCAACATCGGTGGTCAGGGGCAGATGCTCATGGCGGCCGCGGCCGGCGGATACGTCGCGACGCAGATCGACATGCCGTTCCCGCTGCACCTGATCGCCGCCGTCATCGCCGGTATGGTCGCCGCAGCCCTGTGGGCCGGTATCGCCGGGATCCTCAAGGCGCGCACGGGCGCGCACGAGGTGATCACGACGATCATGCTCAACCACATCGCCTTCTACCTGCTGGCCTGGATGCTGGCGACGCAGGGCATCCTGCAGGCGGCGGGATCGAGCAACCCGAAGACGGCTCCGATGCCCGACTCGGCCGTGCTCCCGCTGCTGCTCGGTGACACCTACAAACTGCACTGGGGCTTCCTGGTGGCTCTGGCCGCCGTCGCCTTCACGTGGTGGCTGCTCGAGCGTTCGTCGCTCGGTTTCCGCTTCCGCGCGGTGGGGGAGAACCCCGCGGCGGCCCGAGTCGCGGGTATCGACGTCGGCAAGATGTACTTCGTCGTCATGCTGATCGCCGGTGCGCTGGTGGGTATCGCCGGCATCAGCCAGATCCTCGGCACCGAGACCAGCGGTTTCGGCGGTTCGATCGACGCGGGCATCGGCTTCGACGCCATCACGGTCGCTCTGCTCGGGCGCTCCTCGCCGATCGGCATCCTCGGCGCCGGACTCCTCTTCGGGGCGTTCAAGACCGGTGGTTTCACGATGCAGTCCTCGCAGGGCATCCCGATCGAGATCGTGCTCGTCGTGCAGTCGCTGATCGTGCTCTTCATCGCCGCGCCCCCGCTGGTGCGCGCGATGTTCGGTCTCCCGCAGCCCGGGCGTCCCTCACGCAAGAAGACCCGAGCGGCCAAGAAGTCGCAGAAGCAGGAGGTGTCGGCATGA
- a CDS encoding succinate dehydrogenase hydrophobic membrane anchor subunit yields MSSQTIAPPARRRRGFNLEKWGWIFMRASGIVLVVLIFGHLFINLMVGEGIHALDFAFIAGKFATPFWQWWDVLMLWLALIHGANGMRTIVNDYVTNNTARKALIWALGLAAGLLILLGTLVVFTFDPCLGVTESSTLWDSCQSLGN; encoded by the coding sequence ATGTCCTCGCAGACCATCGCACCGCCGGCCCGTCGCCGCCGCGGATTCAACCTCGAGAAGTGGGGCTGGATCTTCATGCGCGCCTCGGGCATCGTGCTCGTCGTGCTGATCTTCGGCCACCTCTTCATCAACCTCATGGTCGGCGAGGGCATCCACGCCCTGGACTTCGCGTTCATCGCCGGCAAGTTCGCGACCCCGTTCTGGCAGTGGTGGGACGTGCTGATGCTGTGGCTCGCGCTGATCCACGGCGCGAACGGCATGCGCACGATCGTGAACGACTACGTCACGAACAACACCGCCCGCAAGGCGCTCATCTGGGCACTCGGCCTCGCCGCCGGACTGCTGATCCTGCTCGGCACGCTCGTCGTGTTCACGTTCGACCCCTGCTTGGGCGTGACCGAGTCGAGCACGCTGTGGGATTCGTGCCAGTCGCTGGGCAACTAA
- a CDS encoding ABC transporter permease, translating into MSAVTNAAVAIEEPRAVAVASWKAPIIFGIVTVLFALLPLLAPRDGETTFRLASADAFFAIPDVILPANATAWVAVVVLAAVTVFAFVRASARRSIPLWLVIVYVAALLLGFLAWAAAGETLRMISLLGGALALATPLIFGALGGVIGERAGVVNIAIEAQLLAGAFSAAIASSITGSPWAGLVAAMGAGMLVSLVLGVFTITYYVDQVIVGVVLNVLVIGLTTFLFRVVLAPNTETLNSPATFDTVSIPVLSEIPVIGPILFRQSFIVYLMFFVVALVWFGLYRTRWGLRLRAVGEHPQAADTVGIKVLATRYRAILLAGAVAGMGGAFYTLVSVPRFNQEMTAGAGFIALAAVIFGKWDPIKATLAALLFGFATNLQGVLSVIGSPVPSQFMLMLPYVVTIFAVAGLVGKSRAPAADGEPYIKS; encoded by the coding sequence ATGAGCGCCGTCACGAATGCCGCCGTCGCGATCGAGGAGCCGCGCGCCGTCGCCGTCGCCTCGTGGAAGGCGCCGATCATCTTCGGGATCGTCACGGTCCTGTTCGCCCTCCTGCCGTTGCTCGCCCCGCGCGACGGGGAGACGACCTTCCGGCTGGCCTCGGCCGACGCGTTCTTCGCGATCCCGGACGTGATCCTGCCCGCGAACGCGACCGCCTGGGTCGCCGTCGTGGTGCTCGCCGCGGTCACCGTCTTCGCGTTCGTGCGGGCATCCGCGCGTCGCAGCATCCCGCTCTGGTTGGTGATCGTCTACGTCGCAGCCCTCCTGCTGGGCTTCCTCGCCTGGGCCGCCGCCGGTGAGACGCTGCGCATGATCAGCCTGCTCGGGGGAGCGCTGGCCCTGGCCACGCCCCTGATCTTCGGCGCCCTGGGCGGCGTGATCGGTGAGCGCGCCGGTGTCGTGAACATCGCGATCGAGGCGCAGCTGCTGGCGGGCGCCTTCTCGGCAGCGATCGCCTCGTCGATCACCGGTTCGCCGTGGGCGGGTCTGGTCGCCGCGATGGGTGCGGGCATGCTCGTCTCGCTCGTGCTCGGCGTCTTCACGATCACGTACTACGTCGACCAGGTCATCGTCGGTGTCGTGCTCAACGTGCTGGTGATCGGTCTGACGACCTTCCTCTTCCGCGTGGTGCTCGCCCCGAACACCGAGACCCTCAACAGCCCGGCCACGTTCGACACCGTGTCGATCCCCGTGCTGAGCGAGATCCCGGTCATCGGCCCGATCCTGTTCCGCCAGTCGTTCATCGTCTACCTGATGTTCTTCGTGGTCGCGCTCGTCTGGTTCGGTCTGTACCGCACCCGGTGGGGTCTGCGCCTGCGCGCGGTCGGCGAGCACCCGCAGGCGGCCGACACGGTCGGCATCAAGGTTCTGGCGACCCGCTACCGGGCGATCCTGCTCGCCGGTGCCGTCGCCGGCATGGGCGGCGCGTTCTACACGCTCGTCTCGGTGCCGCGCTTCAACCAGGAGATGACGGCGGGGGCGGGCTTCATCGCCCTCGCCGCGGTGATCTTCGGTAAGTGGGACCCGATCAAGGCCACCCTCGCGGCGCTGCTGTTCGGCTTCGCCACCAACCTGCAGGGCGTGCTCAGCGTCATCGGATCCCCGGTGCCGAGCCAGTTCATGCTCATGCTGCCGTACGTCGTGACGATCTTCGCGGTCGCCGGCCTCGTCGGGAAGTCGCGGGCCCCCGCGGCTGACGGCGAACCGTACATCAAGTCCTAG